One Herpetosiphonaceae bacterium genomic window, CGCGCGCGTCAGGACAACAACTGCTCAGGTATCTCGTGGACAACCCAGAGCACAGCCTGGATCTGATCCTGCTTGACCTGGCGATCCCGTACGAAGACGGTTTTATCGTGCATCAGAAACTTCGCGAATTTTTCCGCAATCAGGAGCAGCAGCCATACGTCATCGCCGTCACCGCGAACTGTCTGCCCGAAACGGTCGAGCGCGCTCAGCGAGAGGGCTTCGACGGCTTTATCGGCAAGCCGATCGACCGTGGACGCTTCATTCAGCAGATCAACCGAATC contains:
- a CDS encoding response regulator, producing MATRKIDPQDATVFVVEDNPDNLFMFSDILRGDVGVRSCHARASGQQLLRYLVDNPEHSLDLILLDLAIPYEDGFIVHQKLREFFRNQEQQPYVIAVTANCLPETVERAQREGFDGFIGKPIDRGRFIQQINRILQGEPIWEPH